One window of the Triticum dicoccoides isolate Atlit2015 ecotype Zavitan chromosome 3B, WEW_v2.0, whole genome shotgun sequence genome contains the following:
- the LOC119278078 gene encoding endo-1,3;1,4-beta-D-glucanase-like — translation MALELLYTSLICLAALAGGATSAPLHLQCLDNPPDLTAAGAQAGKVVDDLAGFRAYVTGPVHSDRAIVLASDIFGFEAPLLRQAADKVAEAGYYVVVPDFFNGKPYTGDPSVNITQWIDDHSPVKAARDAKPIFATLKKERKSIIGVGGYCWGGKFAVEIAKMDEVKAIVISHPSSIVVDDMREVKCPIEILGAQNDTTTPQKFIYQFLHALRKRSDKVPYFGKIFPGVAHGFACRYNSTDPFAVRTAEQALALMLGWFKKYME, via the exons ATGGCTCTGGAGTTGTTGTACACTTCCCTCATCTGCCTCGCCGCGCTCGCCGGCGGAGCCACCTCCGCTCCTCTGCACTTGCAGTGCCTGGACAACCCGCCGGACCTGACCGCCGCCGGAGCCCAGGCGGGAAAGGTCGTCGATGACCTGGCCGGCTTCAGGGCCTACGTCACCGGCCCTGTCCACTCCGACCGGGCCATCGTCCTGGCCTCCGACATCTTCG GATTCGAAGCGCCATTGCTGAG GCAGGCAGCCGACAAAGTTGCTGAAGCTGGATACTACGTTGTGGTGCCTGATTTCTTCAATGGGAAACCTTACACGGGTGACCCAAGTGTAAACATCACACAGTGGATAGATGATCACTCTCCG GTAAAAGCCGCTCGAGATGCCAAACCAATTTTTGCGACCTTGAAAAAAGAGCGAAAATCTATTATTGGAGTTGGGGGATACTGTTGGGGTG GAAAGTTTGCAGTGGAGATAGCAAAAATGGACGAGGTGAAGGCAATTGTCATCTCCCATCCTTCATCCATCGTTGTTGATGATATGAGAG AGGTCAAGTGCCCCATTGAGATCCTTGGAGCTCAAAATGACACAACTACACCACAGAAGTTCATATATCAGTTTTTGCATGCCCTTCGTAAAAGAAGTGATAAG GTACCTTACTTCGGCAAGATCTTTCCAGGAGTTGCACATGGCTTTGCTTGTAGATACAATAGCACCGACCCATTTGCAGTTAGAACAGCTGAACAAGCTCTTGCCCTAATGCTCGGCTGGTTCAAGAAATACATGGAATAA